A region of the Oncorhynchus clarkii lewisi isolate Uvic-CL-2024 chromosome 4, UVic_Ocla_1.0, whole genome shotgun sequence genome:
cgagagaggaagagaagggctGTGTCTTTCCGGTCTATTTGCACCCAAGGACACCCTAGTGAACAACAAGCCCAGCAACCaggagagacagcaagagaacaGAAGTTTGACTATGTAAGAGCACTTCATATGCCTAACACTCAGTCAAACCTTAGATTATTAACAAAGGCAAGGCCTGAAAGAAAGGGGAATTCCGAGAGCAGTGAAGATCAAAGCCTGACACACAATCGTAGTCAGACCAAGAACCCCGGTACCTGATGACGGATACCGCTTTTCTTTTCTAGAGTGTACATTTTTCTGCTCTAGACTTGTAAAACAAACCTCCAATATCTTTCAAGCCACAACACTGTCGCTGATGCACCTCAGAAAGAGGAAGACAAACGTAATCTGAGAGATCAGCAAAACCCTTTAGGGACGGTTGACCTCTGTGACCCCTCTCACTTCTTGCCCAGTATGGAGCGGATACGGCTGATGCTTGgggctctgctcctctccctctctctgcccagtCTCCCTGCTCAAGATAATGTCACTGTCACTGTACCTGAGAATGCCACCATGGCAGCACCTATTAATGAGGCAGTCACGATGGCAGCCTCTACACCGGAGGCCACCATAGAGACAACGTCTGTTCCTGTGGTCATCACTAGGGCACAGCCTGCCCCTGAAAGTATCACCCCGGTAACTGCTATTCCGAAAGTAAATTCTGTTTCAGTACCTACCACTGATGCCATCACTATGGTAATAACAAACCCTGAGATCACCAGCGTTCAGGAGTCCACATCTGATGCACCAACTACTACTTCAGAGGCTGAGACGATGACACCTTCCCCTGTGACCACTGAAGGGCCTATAGACACGACCACTCCACCTGGCCCTAAACCCACCCTCTCCCAAGACGTCCTTACAACCGCCTCTTATCTCCCAACCACTTTCCAGGACCACCTGACTTCTGTTATCCCAGTCTGGTCCCTCCACACCACCCCTCGTCTGACGGAGGACTCCACTTACACACCTGAACCTACACCTGCCTCAGAGATTACTGTCTGCCACACAGAGGGACTTACCACTGCACCCACCTCCCCATCGGTCAATGCCGCCCCCGGCCATGCCACGACCCCCACTACCACCCACACCTCCACAGATCCAGACTCTACGGTGGCTGGGGTCAGAGTGGAGACAGGTCAGCCCAGCTTGTTATGGGTCATCATCGTCACTCTCCTGATCGGGGTTATATTCGCGGGCGTGGTCTACTGTGTATGTCTGGTCATCAGACGAAAGAGGCAGAGCCGCACCGAGCACTTTGTGTCCAGCTTCCGGAACGGGAAGAGTTCCAAGCGGAAGAAAGGGGCGGAGGAAGACGCCTGGGCAGGGCCAGTGAAGCTAGGGGGTGGGGacagggaggaggatgagggtggggaggagggagggagcccAGAGGACAacaagagagagggggctggaaCGGATGTGGTGCTGAGCACATTCATAGCCAacgagactgagggagagaggggtgggcctGATGGGGGAGTAGGAGTGGCTGGGAGCAAGGAGGCAGAGAAATGGGAGGAGAAGGAGCCTCTGCTGTACATTgatgagggagtggaggagggacaAGAGAGGATGGCTCCTCCTTCactttcaaaatcgaacccagaaaagacaggaggggaaagaggggagggggaaaatgaaaaaaaaatggagaggggagaagggaatgGAAATAAATCAAATTAGAGTGAAAGAGGTAAGAAGAATGGAGGAGCGGCATTCTGTCTAACCACTGCAGTTTAAAAATAGAAGAGTTTTCCATAAAAAGTTTTTCTATGTGATTATGTAAAAGTTACTTTGTACTACTGAAAAGGCCTTTGACATTGTATGTATCTGTGATTGTGTGCTCTGTCAACATAACTCAGGGAAGATAGAAGTGGTTGTGTGTATGGTCACAAGTTTTACCCTTGGTATTTTGTATGCTGTTTTgtctaaaaaaaaatgtgtttaataaAGTTTTAGATGTGCGTGTTCTAGAATGAAGTTGTTGAACGTGACAGAATATTAATACTCTTTGCTTAACAATTTGCGGTCTTCAAATGCACTTGATTTTTGGAACTACTTAAATCAATAGCACTCAATTCATAGGTGCAAATCTGAACTTCCACTGAGACAAATtttcacttagtctcccattgacatcaatgcatgactaAGTGAGTATTCAACTTCAGTGGAAGTTAGGATTTGTCCCATTTGTCCCATTGCCTTTGTTTACTTGATAtggagctcccgagtggcgcagcggtctaaggcactgcagctcagtgcttgaggcgtcactacagacaccctgatttgaatccaggctgtatcacaaccggctgtgattgggagtcccatagggtggtgcacaattggcccagcatcgttggggtttggctggtgtaggctgtcattgtaaataagaatttgttcttaactgacttgccaggttaaatcaaataaaatatgtGTTGCCGATTATGGCCACTAGGTTGTGCCCTTTCCCTATCTTTATGATCAGAGCACAGTTCAATTACGTGACCTGCAGTAAAGAGCGGGTGTTGTGATGACACACAGGTCTTCCGTTTTACTGGTCTGTTTTTGCTGAAGTTGCATCTGTTGCAAACGTCTAGCGGAGAAAACAGCAGAGATCAAAAACAGTTGTTCAGGCAAACAACTCAGTCATAGATCCCCTCTGATGTGATCACAAATTAAACTTAAAGACACAACAACCACTCTTAGTAAGATTGATCCTTGGTAAATATAACATTTTATCCTGGCCACTACACCCCTCAACCTTCTTCAACTATTTTTTCAGGAAggggagtaagtgtgtgtgtgtgggggttgggggaggggggtgcGTACAACAGAATCAGAGGAAATAGAAGATAAACAAATCTGCAACTCTGTCAAAGAAATGCCTtaatgtctctctgctctgctctgctgaaTAGGATAATCTGACAGAGAATAATGtttgtttagagagagagaaggagagaggtagagagtgtgagagagagagggagggagggagagagatgtgttgAGTAAGGGGACGGAGGTGAGGAGGAAGAAGGGGCGCTGGAGGAGGGACGGCAAAAatactgaggagaggagggggagcaagagagaaaagagagcggCAACAACACAGTCACATCTGGAAGTTATTGCGAagtggagagagtgagggagagagaaagagagagaactgtATTGTGAATTGAAAAGAGGGAGAAAGGATAAACAAACTCTAGATGTAGAGATAGATAGACTTGTTAAATGTATCAACTGAGTTAAAGATTTACAGGAGGACAGAGTTTATCTAAAAGTTGACAAGAATTCTACagtggacagagagaaaggaacagaggaaaagaaagagagagcgcaaGAAACTGTAATTCTATCCTAAGAACAATCCATACCAAGAGGGGAGAACGACAGAGAGGGAAAACTAATGTAGCTTTCTAATCTGGAGGACCGTCTAAAACAGAACAAAGTGGTCTGAATCAAAACGTATGTTATTGAGTTGAAATTAAATCAACTCAACAAAGGAGAAGTGTCCAGAGAACAAAAGAGGAGTCCCCTAGTCTGGAATTCTTCTACGCATTTGTCTTCCTATCAAGCCTGTGGAGTCAACCGTcagacaggtacagtagacttaattaaaacacacacacacacagtcttgtacacctaaccttgtggggacacacaattcagtcccattcaaaatcctattttgcctaacccctaaccttaactcataTTCTTACCCTTACACTAACCCAAaaagctaaccttaaccctaacccttaacgttAATCTAGCCCTAACacaaattctaaccttaaccctaaactccctagaaatagcatttgacctcatggggactaacaaaatgtccccagttggtcaaatgtttgtttgtttactattcttgtggggacacacacacacacgttaaaggTCTCGGCCATTGCAGGTATGCCTTGTCTGTGTATGCATGGATCCTAGTAATGGCATATAATTGCTCTATGATAAATTGGATGTGTAAGACTGAGACTAATTTCTATGTAATATCATTTACATCAGAACTTAAGCCAAAgtcgtttttttcttcttctgtacGTCTGCCTCCAGTTCTGTCCATTCTAAGCGTTGAACAAATAAAAACGTTTAAAATGCTTTTGCATTGTTCACACTATTGACATGAATGTCTTTTTGCTTGATCAAGAATTGTTCCCCATTTTCAAAGACTGGCTGACTCTTACTTTACAACTATTAATAAAAGACGTActcctctgtctcattctgttcTAAGTATTTTCAAGTCTATTCCACCACACTATTCTGCCCTCTGGCATCAGCATGCCTTTAGAATGTGTTATGAGTCATGTTTATCATGTCTCTGGCTGGTCATGGTAACCTTCCACGAAACGCCCCACATGAGTTAAATtagcacgcacacatgcacacacacacaattagcaGTCCAGCAGGAGAAGGGAGGTTCCTTCCTGTCCGCTCCAACAAGCTGACTTCCTGTGTGTGGAACAAGTCACTAGATTCCACCACAGTGACTGTGTGACTTATCAGACCCACTCAGGAACACAGCCTAGGTAGTCCACCATACACACTGTACTGGCTGGCTAAGAACACTACAACACAgg
Encoded here:
- the LOC139406868 gene encoding leukosialin-like, with amino-acid sequence MERIRLMLGALLLSLSLPSLPAQDNVTVTVPENATMAAPINEAVTMAASTPEATIETTSVPVVITRAQPAPESITPVTAIPKVNSVSVPTTDAITMVITNPEITSVQESTSDAPTTTSEAETMTPSPVTTEGPIDTTTPPGPKPTLSQDVLTTASYLPTTFQDHLTSVIPVWSLHTTPRLTEDSTYTPEPTPASEITVCHTEGLTTAPTSPSVNAAPGHATTPTTTHTSTDPDSTVAGVRVETGQPSLLWVIIVTLLIGVIFAGVVYCVCLVIRRKRQSRTEHFVSSFRNGKSSKRKKGAEEDAWAGPVKLGGGDREEDEGGEEGGSPEDNKREGAGTDVVLSTFIANETEGERGGPDGGVGVAGSKEAEKWEEKEPLLYIDEGVEEGQERMAPPSLSKSNPEKTGGERGEGENEKKMERGEGNGNKSN